In the Qipengyuania pelagi genome, one interval contains:
- a CDS encoding TonB-dependent receptor — MKNHATGASIGALAIALAAPAAAQQSATPQTSSAPSQAGAQTGTQAATQPAAQRQGGLQTIVVTAQRRSENLQDVPISVQALGEEQLDQLNISTFDDYLEELPTVTAGGGSPGQSTIYIRGLASTTPNLTTAGVAGLAPNVSLYLDEQPLSQPGRNLDVYAADLERIEVLSGPQGTLFGASSQAGVVRLITNKPELGAFDAKVTLGTAFTKGGETSYNAEAMLNVPIFDSLALRGVVYLDDQGGYVDNVAGIRTARESARFRPAGTVRRNGVPVAPNRAGFQAGADFSNVTFLEANNAGLVEEDFNDTQYSGFRVTALYEVSPDWQITLAHSRQSLESDGVFFSDPELDLDDLEIQRFEDDRLEDDFSNTAWSVEGRLGMLDVIYNGAYTDRETEQRIDYSDYLFAGQYLPYYICDGSVSYPGDAAPSGTCQPPNAFVTSDTDLTKFTQELRVNTPEENRFRVSAGGFYSRLVLKERNDYNYPGNIAAAPFGAFAPNFPFPGAFQSDPGPLPATAIFRNDVKRTDEQIGLFGQASFDIVPDLISITGGARYYDVAVDFEGTANSSFCNSGAAQDADAFGTNISDLYDGDGQYTFIGSCNADLRQTFDLNDSLADIQAAGLSAAQAQQVFNAVRAPDEARTKGVIFKGTVNFTPTEDLLFYATYSEGFRPGLLNRPGGAQGPGGFTVPFELESDEVQNYEVGAKTQLFDRQLRINGSLFYVDISNLQTTIFDPSITNLFFSDNAANAEIKGLEADFTFAPYAMPGLTLSGAISLLDTEITEVLTPTDDVQEGSDLAYAPSFQGNLRVRYEWDLSDRLEAFVQPSVSHSASKFTDIVAINRLELDSYTLVNLSAGVSYDQWKFEVYGANLFDERAQIAGDFYYDRPRIVTNRPLTVGLKASFSY, encoded by the coding sequence ATGAAAAACCACGCCACCGGCGCGTCGATCGGCGCGCTCGCCATCGCACTCGCCGCGCCAGCCGCTGCGCAGCAGTCCGCCACTCCGCAGACATCCTCCGCTCCATCTCAGGCAGGGGCGCAGACAGGAACTCAGGCTGCGACGCAGCCAGCCGCCCAGCGCCAGGGCGGGCTCCAGACCATCGTCGTGACCGCCCAGCGCCGCAGCGAAAACCTTCAGGACGTGCCGATCTCGGTCCAGGCGCTGGGCGAGGAACAGCTCGACCAGCTGAACATCTCCACCTTCGACGATTATCTCGAGGAACTGCCCACGGTGACCGCCGGGGGCGGCAGCCCGGGCCAGAGCACGATCTACATTCGCGGCCTTGCCTCCACCACGCCGAACCTGACCACGGCGGGCGTGGCGGGTCTCGCACCCAACGTCTCGCTCTATCTCGACGAACAGCCGCTGTCCCAGCCGGGCCGCAATCTCGATGTCTACGCCGCCGATCTCGAACGGATCGAGGTTCTGTCCGGTCCGCAGGGCACGCTGTTCGGCGCGAGTTCGCAGGCGGGCGTCGTGCGCCTCATCACCAACAAGCCCGAACTCGGCGCCTTCGATGCGAAGGTCACGCTGGGCACGGCCTTCACCAAGGGCGGCGAGACCAGCTACAACGCCGAAGCCATGCTGAACGTGCCGATCTTCGACAGCTTGGCGCTGCGCGGTGTGGTCTATCTCGACGATCAGGGCGGCTATGTCGACAATGTCGCCGGTATCCGCACAGCCCGCGAAAGCGCGCGCTTCCGTCCTGCGGGCACGGTGCGTCGCAACGGTGTTCCGGTGGCCCCCAACCGCGCGGGCTTCCAGGCCGGGGCCGATTTCTCCAACGTCACCTTCCTCGAAGCCAACAATGCCGGGCTGGTCGAGGAGGATTTCAACGACACGCAATATTCGGGTTTCCGCGTCACCGCGCTCTACGAAGTCTCGCCCGACTGGCAAATCACGCTGGCGCATAGCCGCCAGAGCCTGGAGAGCGACGGCGTCTTTTTCTCCGACCCCGAACTCGACCTCGACGATCTGGAAATCCAGCGTTTCGAGGACGACCGGCTGGAGGACGATTTCTCCAACACCGCCTGGAGCGTCGAAGGCCGTCTCGGAATGCTCGACGTGATCTACAACGGCGCCTACACCGACCGCGAGACCGAGCAGCGGATCGATTATTCCGATTACCTGTTCGCGGGCCAGTATCTTCCCTATTACATCTGCGACGGTTCGGTCAGCTATCCGGGCGATGCCGCGCCGAGCGGGACCTGCCAACCGCCCAACGCCTTCGTGACGTCGGACACCGATCTGACAAAGTTCACCCAGGAATTGCGCGTCAACACCCCGGAAGAGAACCGCTTCCGCGTCAGCGCCGGGGGCTTCTATTCGCGCCTCGTCCTGAAAGAGCGCAACGATTACAATTATCCGGGTAACATCGCCGCGGCGCCCTTCGGTGCGTTCGCGCCCAATTTCCCGTTCCCCGGCGCGTTCCAGTCCGATCCCGGCCCGCTTCCGGCCACCGCGATCTTCCGCAACGACGTGAAGCGCACCGACGAGCAGATCGGCCTCTTCGGCCAGGCGAGCTTCGACATCGTGCCCGACCTGATCTCGATTACCGGCGGGGCGCGGTATTACGACGTGGCGGTCGATTTCGAAGGCACCGCGAACAGCAGCTTCTGCAATTCGGGCGCGGCACAGGACGCCGACGCCTTCGGCACGAACATCTCCGACCTTTACGATGGCGATGGCCAGTACACCTTCATCGGCTCGTGCAACGCGGATCTCCGCCAGACCTTCGACTTGAACGACAGCCTCGCCGACATTCAGGCAGCCGGGCTCAGTGCGGCGCAGGCGCAGCAGGTGTTCAACGCGGTGCGCGCGCCGGACGAGGCGCGCACCAAGGGCGTGATCTTCAAGGGCACGGTGAACTTCACCCCGACCGAAGATCTTCTGTTCTACGCCACCTATTCCGAAGGCTTCCGTCCGGGCCTGCTCAACCGCCCCGGCGGCGCGCAGGGACCCGGCGGCTTCACCGTTCCCTTCGAGCTGGAATCGGACGAGGTACAGAATTACGAGGTCGGCGCGAAAACGCAGCTCTTCGACCGGCAGCTGCGCATCAATGGCAGCCTGTTCTATGTCGATATCAGCAATCTGCAGACGACGATCTTCGATCCCAGCATCACCAATCTGTTCTTCAGTGACAATGCGGCCAATGCGGAGATCAAGGGGTTAGAGGCGGACTTCACCTTCGCGCCCTATGCGATGCCGGGCCTGACCCTGTCGGGCGCCATCTCGCTGCTCGATACCGAGATCACCGAAGTGCTGACTCCGACCGACGATGTGCAGGAAGGCTCCGACCTCGCTTATGCGCCGTCTTTCCAGGGCAATCTGCGCGTACGCTACGAATGGGATCTGTCGGACCGGCTCGAAGCCTTCGTGCAGCCATCGGTGTCGCATTCGGCGTCGAAGTTCACCGACATCGTCGCAATCAACCGGCTCGAGCTAGACAGCTACACGCTGGTGAACCTGTCGGCCGGCGTTTCCTACGATCAGTGGAAGTTCGAAGTGTACGGGGCGAACCTGTTCGACGAACGCGCCCAGATCGCGGGCGACTTCTACTACGATCGTCCGCGCATCGTCACCAACCGACCGCTGACGGTGGGGCTGAAGGCCAGCTTCAGCTACTGA
- a CDS encoding BCCT family transporter, producing MPSPSDKRISPPLVDLPIRTASKGFYDGFSREVTIPAKVIVSLLIMWAIFFPVSANETLTAANSTIISTFSGWYVYLVAFLMSACVVLAVIPQSGRLRIGMADEKPEFGRLSWFAMLFGAGIGIGVLTYSTGEPLAHFSNNPDIIRGLVASQSAEAVRSAYIYTFLHWGFAAWGTYALVGLSIGYVAYRRGLPLTIRSALAPLFGKAMSGPFGHLVDIVAVVATILGVAVTMGLGVEQFVAGLARLGLGDWLLDPDGSSSLPAVVLALVILVGASTLSALSGVGKGLKWLSNLNLGLSALLLLIFAIFGSLIFGLKTLGLGIFDYIRTLVPNTLTLFSKDAPFGAELVKWQLDWSVFYWAWWIAFAPFVGMFIARISRGRTIREYIFGVMLVPSLVCFVWMALVGGTAIDLELSGAAGGSIVNAEMSDQLFATLAVLLSPAFAQIAAGLIVILLLTYLVTSADSAILIVNTINGAGETEGDRRHHIIFWGAALAFVVGSMLVLGGIDAIRITMIIGALPFSFVLAAMGVGVVKAVMFDLIRKKQGVPTTSAAVADDVTAPQDTAR from the coding sequence ATGCCCTCCCCCTCCGACAAGCGGATTTCTCCGCCTCTCGTCGACCTGCCCATTCGCACCGCAAGCAAGGGGTTCTACGACGGTTTCAGCCGCGAGGTGACGATCCCCGCCAAGGTCATCGTCTCGCTGCTGATCATGTGGGCGATCTTCTTTCCCGTCAGCGCCAACGAAACGCTGACCGCCGCCAATTCGACCATCATCTCGACGTTTTCCGGGTGGTACGTCTATCTCGTCGCTTTCCTGATGAGTGCCTGCGTCGTGCTCGCCGTGATCCCGCAATCGGGGCGGCTGCGGATCGGCATGGCTGACGAGAAACCGGAATTCGGCCGCCTGTCATGGTTTGCCATGCTGTTCGGGGCGGGGATCGGCATCGGCGTGCTGACCTACTCGACCGGCGAGCCGCTGGCGCATTTCAGCAACAACCCGGATATCATCAGAGGACTCGTCGCGTCGCAATCCGCCGAAGCGGTGCGATCGGCCTATATCTATACCTTCCTCCACTGGGGCTTCGCGGCATGGGGCACCTATGCTCTGGTCGGCCTGTCGATCGGCTATGTCGCCTATCGACGGGGGCTTCCGCTCACCATCCGCTCGGCGCTGGCGCCTTTGTTCGGAAAGGCGATGTCGGGCCCGTTCGGCCATCTCGTCGACATCGTCGCGGTCGTGGCTACGATCCTCGGCGTGGCCGTCACCATGGGCCTCGGCGTCGAACAGTTCGTGGCCGGTCTCGCACGCCTTGGGCTGGGTGACTGGCTGCTCGATCCCGATGGCTCCTCGTCCCTTCCGGCGGTGGTTCTGGCCCTCGTGATCCTGGTCGGCGCCTCGACGCTCAGCGCGCTGTCGGGTGTGGGCAAGGGCCTCAAGTGGCTGTCCAATCTCAATCTCGGCCTGTCCGCGCTTCTCCTGCTGATCTTCGCTATCTTCGGGTCGCTGATTTTCGGCCTGAAGACGCTGGGCCTGGGAATTTTCGATTATATCCGCACGCTCGTCCCCAACACGCTGACGCTGTTTTCGAAAGACGCGCCCTTCGGCGCCGAACTCGTCAAGTGGCAGCTCGACTGGTCGGTCTTCTACTGGGCCTGGTGGATCGCCTTCGCGCCCTTTGTCGGCATGTTCATCGCACGGATTTCGCGCGGACGCACGATCCGCGAATATATCTTCGGCGTGATGCTGGTGCCCTCGCTGGTCTGTTTCGTGTGGATGGCCCTTGTCGGCGGAACCGCGATCGATCTCGAACTGAGCGGCGCGGCTGGCGGCAGCATCGTCAATGCCGAGATGTCCGACCAATTGTTCGCGACCCTGGCGGTGCTCCTGTCCCCCGCCTTCGCCCAGATCGCGGCCGGGCTGATCGTGATCCTGCTGCTGACCTATCTGGTCACCTCCGCCGACAGCGCGATCCTGATCGTCAACACCATCAACGGCGCGGGCGAGACCGAGGGCGACCGCCGTCATCACATCATCTTCTGGGGCGCGGCCCTGGCCTTCGTCGTCGGCAGTATGCTGGTCCTCGGCGGGATCGATGCGATCCGCATCACGATGATCATCGGCGCCCTGCCCTTCTCCTTCGTTCTCGCGGCGATGGGCGTGGGTGTTGTGAAAGCGGTTATGTTCGACCTGATCCGCAAGAAACAGGGGGTTCCGACCACCTCCGCCGCAGTCGCCGATGACGTTACGGCACCGCAGGATACAGCGCGTTAA
- a CDS encoding Nramp family divalent metal transporter: MSSNDDTGAPRPVQGSPTDPEGPDAGQTPPPRGKMWRHLGPGIVVAATGVGAGDLVATLIAGSRFGYALLWAAVVGCIVKIALSEGSARYHLATGSTILAGWRSLGRWTSWYFGVYVIIWGFIYGATAMSATALPLTALFPEISLRVWAVLAGIFGFLFVWFNRYETFELVMKVLVGTMFVIMVGLAILVAPSLPDLAGGMTFTLPEDSLLYTLGLIGGVGGTITTAAYGYWTQAKGWKGLPWFPMMRVDNTVAYAVTGIFVVAMLIVGAELLYSAGIALEDSDKGLLGLSDVLSERFGPTIAVLFLIGFAATSVSSLLGVWQGMSLFFSDWWYQLKGRGEGGHENSKAYRFYLAWLTFPPMLLLFADRPFLLVIIYGAFGALFMPFLAITLMMLNNSERLPAEARNGVVANVTLAGSAILFIVLAVQQIAKLVA, from the coding sequence GTGAGCAGTAACGACGACACGGGTGCGCCGCGCCCTGTTCAGGGAAGCCCGACTGACCCGGAAGGTCCCGATGCCGGACAGACGCCGCCGCCTCGCGGGAAAATGTGGCGCCATCTCGGCCCCGGAATCGTCGTCGCGGCGACGGGCGTGGGGGCGGGCGATCTCGTCGCGACGCTGATCGCGGGATCGCGTTTCGGCTATGCGCTGTTATGGGCGGCGGTGGTCGGTTGCATCGTCAAGATCGCGCTTTCGGAAGGCTCGGCCCGTTACCATCTCGCCACGGGATCGACGATCCTCGCCGGATGGCGCTCGCTCGGCCGCTGGACCAGCTGGTATTTCGGGGTCTACGTCATCATCTGGGGCTTCATCTATGGGGCCACCGCGATGAGCGCGACGGCGCTGCCCCTTACCGCGCTGTTCCCCGAGATTTCGCTACGCGTCTGGGCGGTTCTTGCCGGGATATTCGGATTCCTGTTCGTCTGGTTCAACCGATACGAAACCTTCGAGCTGGTCATGAAAGTGCTCGTCGGCACGATGTTCGTCATCATGGTCGGCCTCGCGATCCTGGTCGCACCCAGCCTGCCCGACCTCGCAGGCGGTATGACCTTCACGCTGCCGGAGGATTCGCTGCTCTACACGCTCGGCCTCATCGGCGGCGTCGGCGGCACGATCACCACCGCGGCATACGGGTACTGGACCCAGGCAAAGGGCTGGAAGGGGTTGCCCTGGTTCCCGATGATGCGGGTGGACAACACGGTGGCCTATGCGGTGACCGGGATATTCGTCGTCGCGATGCTGATCGTCGGGGCGGAACTGCTCTATTCGGCGGGCATCGCTTTAGAGGATAGCGACAAGGGGCTGCTCGGCCTGTCGGACGTGCTGTCTGAGCGTTTCGGACCAACCATCGCGGTGCTGTTCCTGATCGGCTTTGCCGCGACATCGGTCTCCTCGCTGCTCGGTGTGTGGCAGGGGATGAGCCTGTTCTTTTCCGACTGGTGGTATCAGCTCAAGGGGCGCGGGGAAGGCGGGCATGAAAACAGCAAGGCCTACCGCTTCTATCTCGCCTGGCTGACCTTCCCGCCCATGCTGCTCTTGTTCGCGGACAGGCCTTTCCTGCTCGTCATCATCTACGGGGCGTTCGGGGCACTGTTCATGCCCTTCCTCGCGATCACACTGATGATGCTGAACAATTCGGAGCGGCTTCCGGCAGAAGCGAGGAACGGCGTGGTGGCGAATGTGACGCTCGCCGGGTCCGCGATCCTGTTCATCGTGCTCGCCGTCCAGCAGATCGCGAAGCTTGTGGCCTGA
- a CDS encoding FMN-dependent NADH-azoreductase, giving the protein MTNILHVTASIRSDESVSRKLGNRLVERLRDRTGANVTLRDLANNDLPLIDTDRFAANLTPVAERGEQARQLAAIGDDLIAELHAADTLVLSLPVYNFTMPSTLKAWADLVARAGTTFRYTESGPQGLLTGKKAYALIASGGTPIGSEIDFLTPWLRHFLKFIGITDLEIIAADGISGVDGEEKIAAALNAVDALEPRAVAA; this is encoded by the coding sequence ATGACCAACATCCTCCACGTCACAGCCAGCATCCGCAGCGATGAATCGGTTTCGCGCAAGCTCGGAAACCGGCTGGTCGAACGCTTGCGCGACCGCACCGGCGCGAACGTGACGCTCCGCGATCTGGCCAATAACGACCTCCCCCTGATCGATACGGATCGGTTCGCCGCCAATCTCACGCCCGTCGCGGAGCGTGGCGAGCAGGCGCGGCAGCTTGCAGCGATCGGCGACGATCTGATCGCCGAATTGCACGCCGCCGACACGCTCGTGTTGAGCCTTCCGGTGTATAATTTCACCATGCCCTCCACCCTCAAGGCCTGGGCCGATCTGGTCGCGCGGGCGGGCACCACGTTCCGCTACACCGAAAGCGGTCCGCAGGGTCTCCTGACCGGCAAGAAGGCCTATGCCCTGATCGCCAGCGGCGGAACGCCGATCGGGAGCGAGATCGACTTTCTCACCCCCTGGCTGCGCCATTTCCTAAAGTTTATCGGCATCACCGATCTCGAAATCATCGCCGCGGACGGGATTTCAGGTGTCGATGGCGAGGAGAAGATCGCGGCTGCTTTGAACGCCGTCGACGCGCTCGAACCGCGAGCCGTCGCGGCGTAA